The following are encoded together in the Daucus carota subsp. sativus chromosome 5, DH1 v3.0, whole genome shotgun sequence genome:
- the LOC135152649 gene encoding uncharacterized protein LOC135152649: MGKGNKSLMGFDLKVVLMVSVALNVVLISRVLYREEDEREMGGGVCLESEAQVSRRRKGFDGAGSGTDVVDGGGIIDLDQILGRRPVFFSDIKVLLSKFPRSSCMSDG; the protein is encoded by the exons ATGGGGAAGGGGAATAAGAGCTTAATGGGGTTTGATTTGAAGGTGGTGTTGATGGTGTCAGTGGCGTTGAATGTGGTTTTGATTTCGAGGGTTTTGTATCGGGAAGAGGATGAGAGAGAGATGGGTGGTGGGGTTTGTTTAGAGAGTGAAGCGCAGGTTAGCAGGAGGAGAAAGGGGTTTGACGGAGCTGGTTCCGGCACGGATGTTGTCGACGGTGGTGGTATTATTGATCTTGATCA gattcttggaagaagacccgttttcttttcggacattaaagttttattgtctaaatttccccggtcatcttgcatgtccgacggttag
- the LOC108222773 gene encoding UDP-glucosyltransferase 29-like has protein sequence MAMAETKKSKLRVLMSPFLGYGHIMPFVELAKKLSQTNDFCSYICSTPANLNSIRTKLSTSDLSSSIQLVDLHLQSSPELPPHYHTTNGLPEHLHVNLYKAFKMSQPDFFEIMKNTKPHLVLYDAFQPWVPDMASSLGIPGVYFHISSAVSTAFFYSFVKICIRCEEPFPFPAIFLRPGEIKRMLATTPVDPTVLDPVGPCLDKSKDYILTKTCNDIEDKYLDYLSKLTNKKVIPVGLLNDQRKQQSDDSCAEMINWLDSKENASTVYISFGSETFLSNKDITELASGLEMSGTNFLWFIRFPSDDGKKIEEVLAQGFIDRVKGRGMILQGWSPQQKILGHASVGVFLGHSGWSSVIESLSFGVPIIGLPMKSDQPLIARLLVEHGVALEVERDNQSLDFTREEVAKVIKEVMQSGSSVRMKAKKLSEKIKINEDQVLAAAVEKLKNICTGNMK, from the coding sequence ATGGCAATGGCCGAAACTAAAAAATCTAAACTGAGAGTTCTCATGTCCCCATTCCTGGGATATGGTCACATCATGCCATTTGTTGAGCTAGCCAAGAAACTCTCCCAAACCAATGACTTCTGCTCTTACATTTGCTCCACTCCAGCTAATCTCAACTCCATCAGAACCAAGCTTTCGACATCTGATCTCTCCTCCTCGATACAACTAGTTGATCTCCACTTGCAATCTTCACCAGAACTCCCTCCTCATTACCACACTACCAATGGCCTCCCTGAACATCTCCACGTCAATCTCTATAAAGCATTCAAAATGTCCCAACCAGATTTCTTTGAAATTATGAAAAACACGAAACCTCATCTCGTGTTATACGATGCTTTCCAGCCTTGGGTTCCTGACATGGCATCTTCTCTAGGAATTCCTGGAGTTTATTTCCATATTTCTAGTGCAGTTTCCACCGCATTCTTTTATTCTTTTGTCAAGATATGTATACGCTGTGAAGAGCCTTTCCCTTTCCCTGCTATTTTTCTCCGTCCCGGAGAGATTAAGAGGATGCTGGCAACCACTCCAGTTGATCCAACTGTTCTTGATCCTGTTGGTCCTTGTCTTGATAAGTCGAAAGACTACATTCTCACAAAAACTTGTAATGACATTGAAGACAAGTATCTGGATTATTTGTCTAAGTTAACAAACAAAAAAGTCATCCCCGTGGGACTACTAAATGATCAGAGGAAACAACAGAGTGATGATTCTTGTGCGGAAATGATCAATTGGCTGGATAGTAAAGAAAATGCCTCCACTGTTTATATCTCATTTGGTAGCGAGACTTTTCTGTCTAACAAAGACATAACCGAGCTAGCTTCCGGGCTTGAGATGAGCGGTACCAATTTCTTATGGTTCATTCGGTTTCCAAGCGATGATGGGAAGAAAATTGAAGAGGTTTTGGCACAAGGGTTTATTGACAGGGTGAAAGGAAGAGGGATGATATTACAAGGCTGGTCCCCGCAACAAAAAATACTAGGACATGCAAGTGTAGGAGTGTTTTTAGGCCACTCCGGATGGAGTTCTGTCATAGAGAGTTTGAGTTTCGGGGTTCCAATTATCGGCCTCCCGATGAAATCTGATCAGCCATTGATTGCTAGGCTACTGGTGGAGCATGGTGTTGCTTTGGAAGTTGAGAGAGATAACCAGAGTCTTGATTTTACTAGGGAAGAGGTTGCTAAGGTAATAAAAGAGGTGATGCAGAGTGGAAGTAGCGTGAGAATGAAGGCTAAAAAACTGAGTGAGAAGATAAAGATTAATGAAGATCAGGTACTTGCTGCCGCTGTGGAGAAACTAAAAAACATCTGCACCggaaatatgaaataa